Proteins encoded together in one Halomicrobium urmianum window:
- the gfo6 gene encoding D-xylose 1-dehydrogenase Gfo6: protein MLDWIDSYDERDWQTTTDGTVRYALLGLGWWTVDVALPAIESSDLGDVTTLVSSSTEKAQRLAEENGVDHGISYDEFHDGAASEAYDAVYVGTPNAYHLEYVETAADLNKPVLCEKPMEASIERAERMVEVCEDADVPLMIAYRMHTDPAVRRARELIEDGFLGEPVSVYGNNSQPLLEMIPDPDQWRLDPDLSGYGTSVMDLGIYSINTTRYLLNRDPVAVQSQMSSHHDAFDDVPDERSSAILVLEDDVKMVTTDSQHAHEDTNLKITGTEGQIEFQPAFHGQATLHLSRGDLSVTVEHDAFDAEREMEEEFDYFANCLLTDSDVYADGRHGLTDMRIVQAIHEAAENDDVVEL, encoded by the coding sequence ATGCTCGACTGGATCGACAGCTACGACGAGCGCGACTGGCAGACGACGACCGACGGGACGGTCAGGTACGCCCTGCTCGGACTCGGCTGGTGGACGGTAGACGTCGCACTCCCTGCAATCGAATCGTCCGACCTCGGTGACGTAACGACGCTCGTGAGTAGTTCCACGGAGAAGGCCCAGCGACTCGCCGAGGAAAACGGCGTGGACCACGGGATCAGCTACGACGAGTTCCACGACGGCGCCGCCAGTGAGGCGTACGACGCCGTCTACGTCGGGACACCCAACGCTTACCACCTGGAGTACGTCGAGACGGCCGCGGACCTGAACAAGCCAGTGCTCTGTGAGAAGCCGATGGAGGCCAGCATCGAGCGCGCGGAACGGATGGTCGAGGTCTGTGAGGACGCGGACGTCCCGCTGATGATTGCCTACCGGATGCACACTGATCCGGCAGTCCGGCGGGCCAGGGAGCTCATCGAGGACGGCTTTCTCGGCGAACCCGTGTCCGTCTACGGGAACAATAGCCAGCCTCTCCTCGAGATGATCCCGGACCCCGATCAGTGGCGACTCGATCCCGACCTGTCGGGGTACGGGACGTCGGTGATGGACCTCGGAATCTACTCGATCAACACGACGCGGTACCTCCTGAATCGAGACCCGGTTGCGGTCCAGTCCCAGATGAGCTCGCACCACGACGCCTTCGACGACGTCCCGGACGAGCGCTCTTCGGCCATTCTGGTCCTGGAGGACGACGTGAAGATGGTCACCACCGACAGTCAGCACGCCCACGAAGACACGAATCTGAAGATCACCGGTACCGAAGGACAGATCGAGTTCCAGCCGGCGTTCCACGGACAGGCCACCCTCCACCTCTCGCGCGGCGACCTGTCGGTGACGGTCGAACACGACGCGTTCGACGCCGAGCGGGAGATGGAGGAGGAGTTCGATTACTTTGCCAACTGCCTGCTGACCGACAGCGACGTCTACGCTGACGGCAGACACGGACTAACGGACATGCGGATCGTCCAGGCGATCCACGAGGCGGCCGAGAACGATGACGTCGTCGAGCTATAG
- a CDS encoding zinc-dependent alcohol dehydrogenase has product MKAIVQTGSEQIEVQEREQPTPGPEEVLVEVHTAGLCGSDVHAYQYDGGYEWIPIPRIMGHEYSGRVAEVGENVDQFEVGQKVVEEPIHDCGHCFQCKNGQENVCQNFSITGMHTDGAYADYTVVDQRHLHEIPESVPLRDAAITEPTSIATRAILDQSETTPGDDVLVEGPGPIGVLSAVVADSLGANVVVSGLDKDTSYRLPLLEDQGIDTVNVQERDLETVAEERTDGGGFDVVVDATGHRSGLEEGLEYARKGGQIVMVGIPNEEAEVFMAPAVRGELEVNTSYGSKWRNFEQALRLMERGAIDVDAIVDTSYDVEDPEEAFRTFLDSETCKPVFTFAED; this is encoded by the coding sequence ATGAAGGCAATCGTGCAGACGGGATCCGAACAGATCGAAGTACAGGAGCGAGAACAGCCGACGCCGGGACCGGAGGAGGTGCTCGTTGAGGTCCACACTGCCGGGCTGTGCGGGAGCGACGTCCACGCCTACCAGTACGACGGCGGGTACGAGTGGATCCCCATCCCCCGGATCATGGGCCACGAGTACTCCGGACGAGTGGCCGAGGTCGGCGAGAACGTCGACCAGTTCGAGGTCGGCCAGAAGGTCGTCGAGGAGCCGATCCACGACTGCGGCCACTGCTTCCAGTGCAAGAACGGGCAGGAGAACGTCTGCCAGAACTTCTCCATCACCGGGATGCACACGGACGGCGCCTACGCCGACTACACGGTCGTCGACCAGCGCCACCTCCACGAGATCCCCGAGAGCGTCCCGCTGCGGGACGCGGCGATCACGGAGCCCACCAGCATCGCGACGCGCGCCATCCTCGACCAGTCCGAGACGACCCCGGGCGACGACGTCCTCGTCGAGGGGCCCGGCCCCATCGGCGTGCTGTCGGCCGTCGTCGCCGACTCGCTGGGCGCGAACGTCGTCGTCTCCGGCCTGGACAAGGACACGTCTTACCGACTTCCCCTCCTCGAGGATCAGGGCATCGACACGGTCAACGTCCAGGAGCGGGACCTCGAAACCGTCGCCGAGGAGCGCACCGACGGCGGCGGGTTCGACGTCGTCGTCGACGCCACCGGCCACCGCAGCGGCCTCGAAGAGGGACTCGAGTACGCCCGGAAGGGCGGTCAGATCGTCATGGTCGGGATCCCGAACGAGGAGGCCGAGGTGTTCATGGCCCCGGCGGTCCGCGGCGAGCTCGAGGTCAACACCTCCTACGGCTCGAAGTGGCGCAACTTCGAGCAGGCGCTGCGTCTGATGGAGCGCGGCGCCATCGACGTCGACGCCATCGTCGACACGTCCTACGACGTCGAGGACCCGGAAGAAGCGTTCCGGACGTTCCTCGATTCCGAGACGTGCAAGCCCGTGTTCACCTTCGCGGAGGACTAG
- a CDS encoding sugar-binding domain-containing protein, which translates to MSQFDDQTRRTVTLDGEWSFLTDPEGTGEQRGLQDPDRPWSSEAERVTVPHAWQDDEAHRDYVGTAWYRTTVEYDGRGDRVFLRFGAVDYEATVYVDGEEVGTNRDGYLPFEVEVTDAITRGETVVAVKVTDPADLGEIPHGKQGEPWYTRVSGIWQSVTLESRPDAFVSDVQATPDLDEDAVALELSVDGPTDDVTASVAIRRDGTDVAAAMCPVEDGRGECTVTIDDPAYWTPDDPELYDVVVDLEASGDVVDTYEDYFGMRSVATDGERLYLNGDPLYVRGALDQAYYPDTLYRPFEDDLFEYEIRTAKELGFNMLRKHIKPAHPDFVEAADRLGILVWEEPANPDYYTEQSKEEVGDQIRGLIDRDYNSPSVVAWSLYNEEWGIGLDQEDYSDHEGRLWNDEEKQAYLAELYRETKQYDPTRLVCDNSGWAHVATDLNDYHEYFVSPDRARAWDDYLDDIVANPGDNYAVENTPAEDAPILISEFGTWGFPDLPKLREHYGGDPTWFSHDFLADPLKRPEGVDERYEATDLPEVFDGYEDLAETWQRRESASLEGVIESMRTRDGVAGYVVTEFSDIEWEFNGILDYLRDEKPGVVDEFAAVNDDLIAVVEPSRHAVAPGESVTVDVHVVNDTNEPAEGTLEWAALGDSGLQSVAVDGFGTTTVAEGIEVVVPVDARTGHHGIEVTFETDERTVTAEEPLTVVDPGDAGDVTVYADDPLAGRLAEAGVDVVDDVAHADVAVVQAMDDAVSGFVEDGGSAVLVPGEDGRMAVDGYRELPAAESWNLVASLLYQDSDLVADLCPDARVGWAFEDLFPYDLVDELDEGDEVHVGSVEGWIANWGSPLVVRERGDGAVCHCTFRVTDAYGEHPTATALVNRLVKTL; encoded by the coding sequence ATGAGCCAGTTCGACGACCAGACGAGGCGAACTGTCACCCTCGACGGCGAGTGGTCCTTCCTGACTGATCCGGAGGGCACCGGTGAACAACGCGGTCTCCAGGACCCGGACCGGCCCTGGTCGAGCGAGGCCGAGAGGGTGACCGTTCCCCACGCGTGGCAGGACGACGAGGCGCACCGCGACTACGTCGGCACGGCCTGGTACCGGACGACGGTCGAGTACGACGGCCGCGGCGACCGTGTCTTCCTTCGCTTCGGGGCCGTCGACTACGAGGCCACCGTCTACGTCGACGGCGAGGAAGTGGGCACGAACCGCGACGGTTACCTCCCCTTCGAGGTGGAGGTCACGGACGCGATCACCCGGGGTGAGACCGTCGTCGCCGTGAAGGTGACCGACCCGGCCGATCTCGGCGAAATTCCCCACGGCAAGCAGGGAGAGCCGTGGTACACCCGCGTCAGCGGCATCTGGCAGTCCGTCACGCTCGAGTCCCGTCCCGATGCGTTCGTCTCAGACGTGCAGGCGACGCCCGACCTCGACGAGGACGCCGTCGCTCTCGAGCTGTCGGTCGACGGCCCGACCGACGACGTCACCGCCTCGGTGGCGATACGGAGAGACGGGACCGACGTCGCGGCGGCGATGTGCCCCGTCGAGGACGGTCGGGGCGAGTGTACCGTCACCATCGACGACCCGGCGTACTGGACGCCCGACGATCCGGAACTGTACGACGTCGTCGTCGACCTCGAGGCGTCCGGGGACGTCGTCGATACCTACGAGGACTACTTCGGGATGCGCAGCGTCGCGACCGACGGCGAGCGGCTCTACCTCAACGGCGATCCGCTCTACGTCCGCGGCGCGCTCGATCAGGCGTACTATCCCGATACGCTGTACCGCCCCTTCGAGGACGACCTCTTCGAGTACGAGATCAGGACGGCCAAGGAACTCGGGTTCAACATGCTGCGGAAGCACATCAAGCCGGCCCACCCCGACTTCGTCGAGGCGGCGGACCGCCTCGGCATCCTCGTCTGGGAGGAGCCGGCCAACCCCGACTACTACACCGAGCAGTCGAAGGAGGAGGTAGGGGACCAGATCCGGGGGCTGATCGACCGCGACTACAACAGCCCGAGCGTCGTCGCCTGGAGCCTGTACAACGAGGAGTGGGGGATCGGTCTCGACCAGGAGGACTACTCCGACCACGAGGGGCGGCTGTGGAACGACGAGGAGAAGCAGGCCTACCTCGCGGAGCTGTACCGCGAGACGAAGCAGTACGATCCGACCCGGCTGGTCTGCGACAACTCCGGCTGGGCCCACGTCGCGACCGACCTCAACGACTACCACGAGTACTTCGTCAGCCCGGATCGCGCGCGGGCCTGGGACGACTACCTCGACGACATCGTCGCGAACCCCGGCGACAACTACGCGGTCGAGAACACGCCCGCCGAGGACGCGCCGATCCTGATCTCGGAGTTCGGGACCTGGGGCTTCCCGGACCTGCCGAAGCTCCGCGAACACTACGGCGGCGACCCGACGTGGTTCTCCCACGACTTCCTCGCGGACCCGCTGAAACGACCCGAGGGCGTCGACGAGCGCTACGAGGCGACGGACTTGCCCGAGGTCTTCGACGGATACGAGGACCTCGCGGAGACGTGGCAGCGGCGCGAGTCGGCCTCGCTCGAGGGCGTCATCGAGTCGATGCGGACCCGCGACGGCGTCGCCGGCTACGTCGTCACCGAGTTCTCCGACATCGAGTGGGAGTTCAACGGCATCCTCGACTACCTGCGGGACGAGAAGCCGGGCGTCGTCGACGAGTTCGCCGCCGTCAACGACGACCTGATCGCCGTGGTCGAACCCTCGCGCCACGCCGTCGCCCCCGGCGAGTCGGTCACGGTCGACGTGCACGTCGTCAACGACACGAACGAGCCCGCCGAGGGCACTCTCGAGTGGGCGGCGCTGGGCGACTCCGGTCTCCAGTCAGTCGCGGTCGACGGGTTCGGCACTACCACCGTCGCCGAGGGGATCGAGGTCGTGGTACCTGTCGATGCCCGAACGGGACACCACGGGATCGAAGTCACGTTCGAGACGGACGAGCGGACCGTCACGGCAGAGGAGCCACTGACTGTCGTCGATCCCGGGGACGCGGGCGACGTGACGGTGTACGCCGACGACCCGCTGGCCGGTCGTCTCGCAGAAGCCGGCGTCGACGTCGTCGACGACGTCGCACATGCCGACGTCGCAGTCGTCCAGGCGATGGACGACGCTGTCTCGGGGTTCGTCGAGGACGGCGGCAGCGCAGTCCTCGTCCCCGGCGAGGACGGCCGGATGGCGGTTGACGGCTACCGCGAACTGCCCGCCGCCGAGAGCTGGAACCTCGTCGCATCGCTGCTGTACCAGGACAGTGACCTCGTCGCCGACCTCTGTCCGGACGCCCGCGTCGGCTGGGCGTTCGAGGACCTGTTCCCCTACGACCTGGTCGACGAACTCGACGAGGGCGACGAGGTCCACGTCGGTTCCGTCGAGGGATGGATCGCCAACTGGGGGAGTCCGCTGGTGGTCCGCGAACGGGGCGACGGAGCAGTGTGTCACTGTACCTTCCGCGTGACGGACGCCTACGGCGAGCACCCGACGGCGACGGCGCTGGTGAACAGGCTCGTGAAGACGCTGTAG
- a CDS encoding SDR family NAD(P)-dependent oxidoreductase, which produces MDLDITDRSALVTGAGRGNGKAIAEELAANGATVVVNDLDEEAAASTAESIRDSGGEAIALTADVSDKDAVESMVAEATEEVGTIDVLVNNAGVGQSGPFLARDSDDLFELNLDTHLWGSIHCTEAVVDGMVEQGYGKIVNITSIHTKNGVGMSPEYDVGKYSLLGLTKSLALELGREGVRVNAVAPGWVDTRMTDGFSDRTVEQILDLNPLDRFAQPEEIADAVMFLVSPASDYVNGHELRVDGGQVPIDSWKHDNR; this is translated from the coding sequence ATGGATCTAGATATCACGGACCGTAGTGCGCTCGTGACGGGTGCCGGACGCGGGAACGGGAAAGCCATCGCCGAGGAACTCGCGGCCAACGGCGCGACCGTCGTCGTGAACGACCTCGACGAGGAGGCAGCGGCGTCGACGGCCGAGTCGATCCGGGATTCGGGCGGCGAGGCGATCGCTCTGACCGCGGACGTCTCGGACAAGGACGCCGTCGAGTCGATGGTGGCCGAAGCGACCGAGGAGGTCGGCACCATCGACGTCCTCGTCAACAACGCCGGCGTCGGCCAGTCCGGACCGTTCCTCGCGCGGGATAGCGACGACCTGTTCGAGCTCAACCTCGACACCCACCTGTGGGGCTCCATCCACTGCACCGAGGCCGTCGTCGACGGGATGGTCGAGCAGGGCTACGGGAAGATCGTCAACATCACCTCGATCCACACGAAGAACGGCGTCGGGATGTCGCCGGAGTACGACGTCGGCAAGTACAGCCTCCTGGGGCTGACCAAGAGCCTCGCGCTGGAACTCGGCCGCGAGGGCGTCCGCGTCAACGCGGTCGCGCCCGGGTGGGTCGACACGCGGATGACGGACGGATTCTCCGACCGGACCGTCGAACAGATCCTCGACCTGAACCCGCTCGACCGGTTCGCTCAGCCGGAGGAGATCGCGGACGCCGTGATGTTTCTGGTCTCGCCAGCCAGCGACTACGTCAACGGGCACGAGCTCCGCGTCGACGGCGGCCAGGTACCGATCGATAGCTGGAAGCACGACAACCGCTAA
- a CDS encoding alpha-N-arabinofuranosidase, which yields MTDAHITVHTEAGIDRIEPELHGHFSEHLGRCIYDGIWHSQESDGEGFREDVVSLLDDLDMPVLRWPGGCFADDYHWEDGIGPREERPRRRNLFWSQDRSEAPEEPNAFGTHEFLNLCERIGTEPYLATNVGSGDPQEAADWVEYACYDGDTELADRRRENGREDSWEVPYWGLGNENWGCGGQMTPEQYAREYRRFATYVGSMDNLMVDHDIELIACGFENHAWNRRFMEEIGNTNWGVEFPLDHLTLHHYYGRTMSVAEADEEQYDAFLAEALEMDEHVERIAAAIDAVATTRDIGVIIDEWGAWHTEAVAESGLEQPGTVIDALSAAAVLDVFNHHSDVMTMSNIAQTVNVLQCLVETEGDEAWARPTYRVFDLYAPHKGNEAVQTSVDTPTRDVADEELPLIHASASVDDETYVTMTNLNTRGTHTVEIDVEDVDATSADVDAEVLFEGQEPDLAVDANNADEFTADELDVTVESETLTVELEPSTAAAISLE from the coding sequence ATGACAGACGCTCACATTACTGTCCACACAGAGGCGGGTATCGACCGCATCGAGCCCGAACTCCACGGTCACTTCTCGGAACATCTCGGGCGTTGTATCTACGACGGAATCTGGCACAGTCAGGAGAGCGACGGCGAGGGGTTCCGCGAGGACGTCGTCTCGCTGCTCGACGACCTCGACATGCCCGTCCTGCGCTGGCCGGGCGGCTGTTTCGCCGACGACTATCACTGGGAGGACGGCATCGGTCCGCGCGAGGAACGCCCGCGCCGACGGAACCTCTTCTGGTCGCAGGACCGCTCCGAAGCGCCTGAGGAACCGAACGCCTTCGGCACCCACGAGTTCCTGAACCTCTGTGAACGCATCGGCACTGAGCCGTACCTGGCCACCAACGTCGGCTCCGGCGACCCCCAGGAGGCGGCCGACTGGGTCGAGTACGCCTGCTACGACGGCGACACGGAACTCGCCGACCGCCGCCGCGAGAACGGCCGCGAGGACTCCTGGGAGGTCCCGTACTGGGGTCTCGGGAACGAGAACTGGGGCTGTGGCGGCCAGATGACGCCCGAGCAGTACGCCCGGGAGTACCGCCGGTTCGCGACGTACGTCGGGTCCATGGACAACCTGATGGTCGACCACGACATCGAGCTGATCGCCTGCGGCTTCGAGAACCACGCCTGGAACCGGCGGTTCATGGAGGAGATCGGGAACACGAACTGGGGCGTCGAGTTCCCGCTGGACCACCTCACGCTGCACCACTACTACGGGCGCACGATGTCCGTCGCGGAGGCCGACGAGGAGCAGTACGACGCGTTCCTCGCCGAAGCCCTCGAGATGGACGAGCACGTCGAGCGCATCGCTGCGGCGATCGACGCCGTGGCGACCACCCGCGACATCGGCGTCATCATCGACGAGTGGGGGGCCTGGCACACCGAGGCGGTCGCCGAGAGCGGCCTCGAACAGCCCGGCACCGTCATCGACGCGCTCTCTGCCGCTGCCGTCCTCGACGTCTTCAACCACCACAGCGACGTGATGACGATGTCGAACATCGCCCAGACGGTCAACGTCCTCCAGTGCCTGGTCGAGACGGAGGGCGACGAGGCCTGGGCGCGGCCGACCTACCGCGTCTTCGACCTCTACGCCCCGCACAAGGGCAACGAGGCCGTCCAGACGTCGGTCGACACGCCCACCCGCGACGTAGCGGACGAGGAGCTGCCCCTGATCCATGCCTCTGCGTCCGTCGACGACGAGACCTACGTCACCATGACCAATCTGAACACCCGCGGGACCCACACCGTCGAGATCGACGTCGAGGACGTGGACGCGACGTCTGCAGACGTCGACGCCGAGGTCCTGTTCGAGGGCCAGGAGCCCGACCTAGCGGTCGACGCGAACAACGCCGACGAGTTCACCGCGGACGAACTCGACGTCACGGTCGAGAGCGAGACGCTGACCGTGGAACTGGAGCCCTCTACCGCAGCCGCTATCTCCCTCGAGTAG